Proteins from a genomic interval of Caulobacter rhizosphaerae:
- a CDS encoding rod shape-determining protein — MFSSLFGVISNDIAIDLGTANTLIYQKGKGIVLNEPSVVALRNVGGRKIVHAVGIEAKQMLGRTPGHMEAIRPMRDGVIADFEVAEEMIKYFIRKVHNRKGFVNPKVIVCVPSGATAVERRAINDSCLNAGARRVGLIDEPMAAAIGAGLPIHEPTGSMVVDIGGGTTEVAVLSLSGIVYSRSVRVGGDKMDEAIISYMRRHHNLLIGETTAERIKKEIGTARAPADGEGLSIDVKGRDLMQGVPREVRISEKQAADALAEPVGQIVEAVKVALEATPPELASDIADKGIMLTGGGALLRGLDAEIRDHTGLPVTVADDPLSCVALGCGKVLEHPKWMKGVLESTLA; from the coding sequence ATGTTTTCTTCCCTCTTCGGCGTCATCTCCAACGACATCGCCATCGACCTGGGCACCGCCAACACCCTGATCTACCAGAAGGGCAAGGGCATCGTGCTGAACGAGCCGTCGGTGGTCGCGCTGCGCAACGTGGGCGGCCGCAAGATCGTCCATGCGGTGGGGATCGAGGCCAAGCAGATGCTGGGGCGCACGCCGGGCCACATGGAAGCCATCCGCCCGATGCGCGACGGGGTCATCGCCGACTTCGAAGTGGCCGAGGAGATGATCAAGTACTTCATCCGCAAGGTTCACAACCGCAAGGGCTTCGTGAACCCGAAGGTGATCGTCTGCGTGCCGTCGGGCGCCACCGCCGTGGAGCGTCGCGCCATCAATGACAGCTGCCTGAACGCCGGCGCCCGCCGCGTCGGCCTGATCGACGAGCCGATGGCCGCGGCGATCGGCGCCGGCCTGCCGATCCACGAGCCGACGGGCTCGATGGTCGTCGACATCGGCGGCGGCACCACCGAGGTGGCCGTGCTGTCGCTGTCGGGCATCGTCTATTCGCGCAGCGTCCGGGTCGGCGGCGACAAGATGGACGAGGCGATCATCAGCTACATGCGCCGCCACCATAACCTGCTGATCGGCGAGACCACCGCCGAGCGCATCAAGAAGGAAATCGGCACCGCCCGCGCGCCCGCCGACGGCGAAGGCCTGTCGATCGACGTCAAGGGTCGCGACCTGATGCAGGGCGTGCCGCGCGAAGTGCGCATCAGCGAAAAGCAGGCCGCCGACGCCCTGGCCGAACCCGTCGGGCAGATCGTCGAGGCGGTGAAGGTCGCCCTGGAAGCCACCCCGCCCGAACTGGCCAGCGACATCGCCGACAAGGGCATCATGCTGACCGGCGGCGGCGCGCTGCTGCGCGGCCTGGACGCCGAGATCCGCGACCACACCGGCCTGCCGGTCACCGTAGCCGACGATCCGCTGTCGTGCGTCGCCCTGGGCTGCGGCAAGGTGCTCGAGCATCCCAAGTGGATGAAGGGCGTTCTTGAATCGACTCTCGCCTAG
- a CDS encoding DMT family transporter, producing the protein MIWIPITIAASFAQVARNAAQRSVMGDTGPWGATLVRFLFGLPFTAVFVGLAFALTRGEHPHATPAFWAAALLGGASQIAATAALLVAMRRAGFAVATAVQQSSIPLAALLGLVVYGEQLSAVGWTGVALASAALLVVTWPRAGASGEKPISGALYALLSGLAFGFCLNAFRQAGHALEPVHPIFAAVVTLMTVQIVQTLALTLYLAVGDRAALVAVAKAWRRSLGAGFWGAAASAGWFIALALAPAGQVRAVGVIEAPVAALAGRRLFAERLTAVQMIFGLIAAAGVAMAALG; encoded by the coding sequence ATGATCTGGATCCCGATCACCATCGCCGCCTCGTTCGCCCAGGTCGCCCGCAACGCCGCCCAGCGCTCGGTGATGGGCGACACTGGACCTTGGGGCGCGACCCTGGTGCGGTTCCTGTTCGGCCTGCCGTTCACGGCGGTGTTCGTGGGCCTCGCCTTCGCCCTGACCCGCGGCGAGCATCCGCATGCGACGCCCGCCTTCTGGGCGGCGGCCCTGCTGGGTGGGGCCAGCCAGATCGCCGCCACCGCCGCCTTGCTGGTCGCCATGCGGCGGGCCGGGTTCGCCGTGGCCACGGCCGTGCAGCAGAGCTCGATCCCGCTGGCGGCCCTGCTGGGCCTGGTGGTCTATGGCGAGCAACTGAGCGCGGTGGGCTGGACCGGCGTGGCCCTGGCCAGCGCGGCCCTGCTGGTGGTCACCTGGCCGCGCGCCGGGGCCTCCGGCGAGAAGCCGATCAGCGGCGCCCTCTACGCCCTGTTGTCGGGATTGGCGTTCGGCTTCTGCCTGAACGCCTTCCGCCAGGCCGGTCACGCGCTGGAGCCGGTACATCCGATCTTCGCCGCGGTGGTCACCCTGATGACCGTGCAGATCGTCCAGACCCTGGCCCTGACCCTCTACCTGGCGGTCGGCGATCGCGCCGCCCTGGTCGCGGTGGCCAAGGCCTGGCGACGGTCGCTGGGCGCTGGGTTCTGGGGCGCGGCGGCCTCGGCCGGCTGGTTCATCGCCCTGGCCCTGGCGCCGGCCGGGCAGGTGAGGGCGGTCGGGGTGATCGAGGCGCCGGTCGCCGCTCTCGCCGGCCGGCGCCTGTTCGCCGAAAGGCTGACCGCCGTCCAGATGATCTTCGGCCTGATCGCGGCGGCCGGCGTGGCCATGGCCGCGCTCGGCTAG
- the mrdA gene encoding penicillin-binding protein 2: MSEPSIMFFEVNERQGVFHRRAFLMGGLAGGGLMALGGRLAQLQLVEAQRYQKLSAGNQFNYRLTPPPRGLILDRNGVALASNRPNFRLMVSKDSKDFDVETALDDLALLVPIDAARRARLVKDIARAPKKAPVAVMEDMTWEEFSRVNIRAPELPGVTADMGEVRVYPFGGAFAHVIGYVAKVSDRDLEKAKDDPTQDQDLLHHPGFRIGKAGIEKSLDRDLRGRPGATKAEVDAQGRVVRLDPEGDIPATPGKEVRLTLDADIQNRALEVMGDESGAIVVMDIRNGDLLAMVSAPSFDANRFVKGLSGPEYKALAEYERKPLLDKVLNGTFPPGSTFKPTVGLAALTAGIDPEVRVSCGGSWYYGGRTWRCWQKGGHGSQNLHEAIKNSCDIYFYQTSLKIGPDAIASAARAMGFGSTFDIGIPGQKKGLVPDREWKKRAFKKNPANQIWFPGETPSYGIGQGALSVNALQLAVMTSRLANGKKALNPRLIKSVGGVEQPSGAAVPDLPFSMEHLAYVRGGMAAVANDVRGTAYRQSQLGLGDVQMAGKTGTAQVRSYDKVKSRNSASVQWKLKDHNLFVAFAPYDDPRYAVAVIVEHGGLGGATAGAPRAREVMRVALLKDPEIRARIERPMPLPAEPVEAAPDGSVEGAAPDDPTVGTAPTTAVPTVPASPAPGVPR; this comes from the coding sequence ATGAGCGAACCGTCGATCATGTTCTTCGAGGTGAACGAGCGGCAGGGGGTGTTCCACCGCCGCGCGTTCCTGATGGGCGGCCTGGCCGGCGGCGGCCTGATGGCCCTGGGCGGCCGCCTGGCCCAGCTGCAGCTGGTCGAGGCCCAGCGCTACCAGAAGCTCTCGGCCGGCAACCAGTTCAACTACCGCCTCACCCCGCCGCCGCGCGGCCTGATCCTGGACCGCAACGGCGTGGCCCTGGCCTCCAACCGGCCGAACTTCCGCCTGATGGTCAGCAAGGACTCCAAGGACTTCGACGTCGAGACCGCCCTCGACGACCTGGCCCTGCTGGTGCCGATCGACGCCGCGCGCCGCGCCCGCCTGGTCAAGGACATCGCCCGCGCGCCCAAGAAGGCCCCCGTGGCGGTGATGGAGGACATGACCTGGGAGGAGTTCTCCCGCGTCAACATCCGCGCCCCGGAGCTGCCGGGGGTGACGGCCGACATGGGCGAGGTGCGGGTCTATCCGTTCGGCGGGGCCTTTGCCCACGTGATCGGCTATGTCGCCAAGGTCTCCGACCGCGACCTGGAGAAGGCCAAGGACGACCCGACCCAGGACCAGGACCTGCTGCACCATCCGGGCTTCCGGATCGGCAAGGCCGGCATCGAGAAGTCCCTCGACCGCGACCTGCGCGGCCGTCCCGGCGCCACCAAGGCCGAGGTCGACGCCCAGGGGCGCGTCGTGCGCCTGGACCCCGAGGGCGACATCCCGGCCACGCCCGGCAAGGAAGTGCGCCTGACCCTGGACGCCGACATCCAGAACCGCGCCCTGGAGGTGATGGGCGACGAAAGCGGCGCGATCGTCGTCATGGACATCCGCAACGGCGACCTGCTGGCCATGGTCTCGGCCCCCAGCTTCGACGCCAACCGCTTCGTCAAGGGCCTGTCGGGACCTGAGTACAAGGCCCTGGCCGAGTACGAGCGCAAGCCGCTGCTGGACAAGGTGCTGAACGGCACCTTCCCGCCGGGCTCGACCTTCAAGCCGACCGTCGGGCTGGCGGCCCTGACCGCGGGGATCGATCCCGAGGTCCGCGTCAGCTGCGGCGGCAGTTGGTACTACGGCGGGCGGACCTGGCGGTGCTGGCAGAAGGGCGGCCACGGCTCGCAGAACCTGCACGAGGCGATCAAGAACTCGTGCGACATCTATTTCTACCAGACCTCGCTGAAGATCGGGCCCGACGCCATCGCCAGCGCCGCGCGGGCCATGGGCTTCGGCAGCACGTTCGACATCGGCATTCCGGGCCAGAAGAAGGGCCTGGTTCCCGACCGCGAATGGAAGAAGCGGGCCTTCAAGAAGAATCCGGCCAACCAGATCTGGTTTCCGGGCGAAACCCCCAGCTACGGCATCGGCCAGGGAGCGCTCAGCGTCAACGCCCTGCAGCTGGCGGTGATGACCTCGCGCCTCGCCAACGGCAAGAAGGCGCTCAACCCGCGCCTGATCAAGTCGGTGGGCGGCGTCGAACAGCCCAGCGGTGCGGCGGTGCCCGACCTGCCATTCTCGATGGAGCACCTGGCCTATGTGCGCGGCGGCATGGCGGCCGTGGCCAACGACGTGCGCGGCACCGCCTATCGCCAGAGCCAGCTGGGGCTGGGCGACGTGCAGATGGCCGGCAAGACCGGCACGGCGCAGGTCCGCAGCTACGACAAGGTCAAGAGCCGCAACAGCGCCAGCGTCCAGTGGAAGCTCAAGGACCACAACCTGTTCGTGGCCTTCGCGCCCTATGACGACCCGCGCTACGCCGTGGCCGTCATCGTCGAGCACGGCGGCCTGGGCGGCGCCACCGCCGGGGCCCCGCGGGCCCGCGAGGTGATGCGCGTGGCCCTGCTGAAGGACCCCGAGATCCGGGCCCGCATCGAGCGGCCCATGCCGTTGCCGGCCGAGCCGGTCGAAGCCGCCCCCGACGGTTCTGTCGAGGGCGCCGCGCCCGACGATCCGACCGTCGGGACGGCGCCGACGACCGCCGTCCCGACTGTTCCTGCGTCTCCCGCCCCCGGAGTTCCCCGATGA
- the mreC gene encoding rod shape-determining protein MreC, with protein MPFREGPLGDLKVPLTWTAAVALIVAVVIAVAFLLADRRETLQQQAYGVTRQTVDTVSKPVSGVIAAPGRWTGLGVDFVSSYFFTASENRKLKAELKEMRGYRDMYLAEVDKNQSYRSLLGLRTDPPIPMVAARVVADTRGPFANTRLADSGSEKGVVVGNPVMNERGLVGRVVGVARGASRVLLLTDIASRTPVMVDRTNARAILTGDGGPNPKLDYLRGPDPIKEGDRVVTSGDGGVVPRGLPVGAAVKGLDGRWRVVLFADDAAIDYVRILLFKDFAQLADQKALLTRSLPPVTTEDPDVSILGPVATTPKPTTQAGAAPMASGAAPAAPATTTPTTATTPAKPGATTSSATAKPPAASTPKPVTPKPVTPKPATSAPAPAQRPGGEI; from the coding sequence GTGCCCTTTCGCGAAGGTCCGCTCGGCGACCTGAAAGTGCCGCTTACCTGGACCGCGGCCGTGGCGTTGATCGTCGCGGTCGTGATTGCGGTGGCCTTCCTGCTGGCCGACCGGCGCGAGACCCTGCAGCAACAGGCCTACGGCGTCACCCGACAGACGGTCGACACGGTGTCCAAGCCGGTCAGCGGCGTGATCGCCGCGCCCGGGCGCTGGACCGGCCTGGGCGTCGACTTCGTCAGCAGCTACTTCTTCACCGCGTCGGAGAACCGCAAGCTGAAGGCCGAGCTGAAGGAGATGCGCGGCTATCGCGACATGTACCTGGCCGAGGTCGACAAGAACCAGAGCTACCGCTCGCTGCTGGGCCTGCGCACCGATCCGCCGATCCCGATGGTCGCCGCCCGCGTGGTCGCCGACACTCGCGGCCCGTTCGCCAACACCCGCCTGGCCGACTCCGGCTCGGAGAAGGGCGTTGTGGTCGGCAATCCGGTGATGAACGAGCGCGGCCTGGTCGGCCGGGTGGTCGGCGTCGCTCGTGGAGCCAGCCGGGTGCTGCTGCTGACCGACATCGCCTCGCGCACGCCAGTGATGGTCGACCGCACCAACGCCCGCGCCATCTTGACCGGCGACGGCGGTCCCAATCCGAAGCTGGACTATCTGCGCGGCCCCGATCCGATCAAGGAAGGCGACCGGGTCGTCACCTCGGGCGACGGCGGGGTTGTGCCGCGCGGTCTGCCCGTCGGCGCGGCCGTCAAGGGCCTGGACGGCCGTTGGCGGGTGGTGCTGTTCGCCGACGACGCGGCCATCGACTATGTCCGCATCCTGCTGTTCAAGGACTTCGCCCAGCTGGCCGACCAGAAGGCCCTGCTGACCCGTAGCCTGCCGCCCGTCACCACCGAGGATCCCGACGTCTCGATCCTGGGTCCGGTGGCCACCACGCCGAAGCCGACCACCCAGGCCGGCGCGGCGCCCATGGCGTCCGGCGCCGCCCCGGCCGCCCCGGCGACAACGACGCCGACGACGGCGACCACCCCGGCCAAGCCCGGCGCCACCACCTCGTCGGCGACGGCCAAGCCGCCGGCCGCATCGACCCCGAAGCCCGTGACGCCCAAGCCCGTGACGCCCAAGCCGGCGACCTCCGCGCCCGCCCCGGCCCAGCGGCCCGGCGGGGAGATCTAG
- a CDS encoding glutaminyl-peptide cyclotransferase, protein MMRRTVLIALVSLLAACAPPGHAATPSYGYQVVRTYPHDPNAFTEGLFLRDGFLYESTGLEGASSIRKIVLETGSVENERSISSQFFGEGIIDWKDRLIQLTWKNQVGFVYGIDDFETKGEFRYPGEGWALTRDDTRIIMSDGTSRLRFLDPETLKETGGITVTDEGRPVDQLNELEWVKGEIYANIWQTDRIARIDPATGKVTGWIDLAGLLPDADRARADVLNGIAYDAKADRLIVTGKLWPRLYEIKLVAKR, encoded by the coding sequence ATGATGCGCCGGACCGTCCTGATCGCCCTTGTGAGCCTGCTGGCGGCCTGCGCGCCGCCCGGCCACGCCGCCACCCCGTCCTATGGCTACCAGGTGGTCCGCACCTATCCCCACGACCCCAACGCCTTCACCGAGGGCCTCTTCCTGCGCGACGGCTTCCTGTACGAGAGCACCGGACTGGAAGGCGCCTCGTCGATCCGCAAGATCGTGCTGGAGACCGGAAGCGTCGAGAATGAACGCTCGATCTCCAGCCAGTTCTTCGGCGAGGGCATCATCGATTGGAAGGACCGGCTGATCCAGCTGACCTGGAAGAACCAGGTCGGCTTCGTCTACGGGATCGACGATTTCGAGACCAAGGGCGAGTTCCGCTATCCCGGCGAGGGCTGGGCCCTGACCCGCGACGACACGCGGATCATCATGAGCGACGGCACCTCGCGCCTGCGGTTCCTGGATCCGGAGACCCTGAAGGAGACCGGCGGGATCACCGTCACCGACGAGGGCCGGCCGGTGGATCAGCTGAACGAACTGGAATGGGTCAAGGGCGAGATCTACGCCAACATCTGGCAGACCGACCGCATCGCCCGCATCGACCCGGCGACCGGCAAGGTGACCGGCTGGATCGACTTGGCGGGCCTGCTGCCGGACGCCGACCGGGCCCGGGCCGACGTGCTGAACGGCATCGCCTACGACGCCAAGGCCGACCGTCTGATCGTGACCGGCAAGCTGTGGCCGCGGCTGTATGAGATCAAGCTGGTGGCGAAGCGGTAA
- the rodA gene encoding rod shape-determining protein RodA, whose translation MTLSGGLSRPGERDRPIIKFTEIDWTLCLVLALIAGAGALMLFSIAGGSWEPWADKHLLRFGIYFILMIALALVDLRVWFSLAYPIYGVGLLLLVAVALVGDSSLGAQRWLAVGPVRFQPSEIMKIGVVLALARYYHGLSADSARLSWKLLIPAALIGAPVLLVAHQPDLGTAMLIALPGLAVMVLAGLSLRLIVVGAVGVLAALPPFIFFVLHDYQRNRILTFMDPEKDPSGNGYHIMQSKIALGSGGLLGKGWGLGSQSQLNFLPEKQTDFIFATLAEEFGFVGCVSVLFLYGVAIFMALRIASISHSHFGRLSAAGVTATFALYVLINGAMVMGMAPVVGVPMPMLSYGGTVMLTVMIGFGLVQAVRVHRYTEVTSGKGSLM comes from the coding sequence ATGACCCTCAGCGGCGGCCTCAGCCGGCCTGGCGAACGCGATCGGCCGATCATCAAGTTCACGGAGATCGACTGGACCCTGTGTCTGGTCCTGGCCCTGATCGCCGGGGCCGGCGCCCTAATGCTGTTCTCGATCGCCGGCGGCTCGTGGGAGCCCTGGGCCGACAAGCACCTGCTGCGGTTCGGCATCTATTTCATCCTGATGATCGCCCTGGCCCTGGTCGACCTGCGCGTCTGGTTCAGCCTGGCCTATCCGATCTATGGCGTCGGCCTGCTGCTGCTGGTGGCCGTCGCCCTGGTCGGCGACTCGTCGCTGGGCGCCCAGCGCTGGCTGGCCGTGGGGCCGGTGCGCTTCCAACCGTCCGAGATCATGAAGATCGGCGTGGTTCTGGCCCTGGCCCGCTACTATCACGGCCTGTCGGCCGACAGCGCCCGGCTGTCATGGAAGCTGCTGATACCCGCCGCCCTGATCGGCGCGCCGGTGCTGCTGGTGGCCCACCAGCCCGACCTGGGCACGGCGATGCTGATCGCCCTGCCGGGTTTGGCGGTGATGGTGCTGGCGGGGCTATCGCTGCGCCTGATCGTCGTTGGGGCGGTGGGCGTGCTGGCCGCGCTGCCGCCGTTCATCTTCTTCGTGCTGCACGACTACCAGCGCAACCGCATCCTGACCTTCATGGATCCGGAGAAGGACCCGTCGGGCAACGGCTACCACATCATGCAGTCGAAGATCGCCCTGGGCTCGGGCGGTCTGCTGGGCAAGGGCTGGGGCCTGGGCTCGCAGAGCCAGCTGAACTTCCTGCCCGAGAAGCAGACCGACTTCATCTTCGCCACCCTGGCCGAGGAGTTCGGCTTCGTCGGCTGCGTCAGCGTGCTGTTCCTGTACGGCGTGGCGATCTTCATGGCCCTGCGCATCGCCTCGATCAGCCACAGCCACTTCGGCCGGCTGTCGGCGGCGGGCGTGACCGCCACCTTCGCCCTCTACGTGCTGATCAACGGCGCCATGGTCATGGGCATGGCCCCGGTGGTGGGCGTGCCGATGCCGATGCTGTCGTACGGCGGCACCGTCATGCTGACGGTGATGATCGGCTTCGGACTCGTCCAGGCCGTACGGGTGCACCGCTATACCGAGGTGACCAGCGGCAAGGGTTCGCTGATGTAG
- a CDS encoding PleD family two-component system response regulator, which translates to MSARILVVDDIEANVRLLEAKLSAEYYQVSVAYDGPTALALAADELPDVILLDVMMPGMDGFTVCRRLKEDPATRHIPVVLVTALDGRADRIQGLEAGASDFLTKPIDDVMLFARVRSLTRFKLVIDELRQREASGRRIGVIAGAASRLDGLGGRVLVVDDNERQAQRVAAELAVEHRPVIESDPAKAQISAGGPVDLVIINAAAKGFDGLRFAAALRSDERTRHLPILAMVDPDERPRIVKALEIGINDILPRPIDPQELAARVKTQIQRKRYTDYLRQNLDYSLELAVTDQLTGLHNRRYMTGQLDSLVKRAGLGGDPVAALLIDLDHFKKINDGFGHDVGDEVLREFALRLASNVRAIDLPCRYGGEEFTVIMPDTQLADALRIAERIRMHVSGSPFRVAHGSELLTVTISVGVSATSGPDDTPEALLKRADEAVYEAKKSGRNAVVGKAA; encoded by the coding sequence GTGAGCGCGCGCATCCTGGTCGTCGACGACATCGAGGCCAATGTCCGCCTGCTCGAGGCCAAGCTGTCGGCTGAATATTATCAGGTCTCCGTCGCCTATGACGGCCCCACGGCCCTGGCCCTGGCGGCGGACGAACTGCCCGACGTCATCCTGCTGGACGTGATGATGCCCGGCATGGACGGCTTCACCGTCTGCCGCAGGCTCAAGGAAGATCCCGCCACCCGCCACATCCCCGTGGTGCTGGTCACGGCCCTGGACGGCCGCGCCGACCGCATCCAGGGGCTGGAGGCCGGCGCCTCTGACTTTCTGACCAAGCCGATCGACGACGTCATGCTGTTCGCCCGGGTGCGCAGCCTGACCCGCTTCAAGCTGGTGATCGACGAACTGCGCCAGCGCGAGGCCTCGGGCCGGCGCATTGGCGTGATCGCCGGCGCCGCCTCGCGGCTGGACGGCCTGGGCGGCCGGGTGCTGGTGGTCGACGACAACGAGCGCCAGGCCCAGCGCGTGGCCGCCGAGCTTGCGGTCGAGCACCGCCCTGTCATCGAATCCGACCCCGCCAAGGCCCAGATCAGCGCCGGCGGGCCGGTGGACCTGGTGATCATCAACGCCGCCGCCAAGGGCTTCGACGGCCTGCGCTTCGCCGCCGCCCTGCGCTCGGACGAGCGCACCCGCCACCTGCCGATCCTGGCCATGGTCGATCCGGACGAGCGTCCGCGCATCGTCAAGGCGCTGGAGATCGGCATCAACGACATCCTGCCCCGGCCGATCGATCCGCAGGAACTGGCCGCCCGGGTCAAGACCCAGATCCAGCGCAAGCGCTACACCGACTACCTGCGCCAGAACCTCGACTACAGCCTGGAACTGGCGGTCACCGACCAGCTCACGGGCCTGCACAACCGCCGCTACATGACCGGCCAGCTGGACTCGCTGGTCAAGCGCGCGGGCCTGGGCGGCGATCCGGTCGCGGCGCTGCTGATCGACCTCGACCACTTCAAGAAGATCAACGACGGCTTCGGCCACGACGTTGGCGACGAGGTGCTGCGCGAGTTCGCCCTGCGCCTGGCGTCCAACGTCCGCGCCATCGACCTGCCTTGCCGCTACGGCGGCGAGGAGTTCACGGTGATCATGCCCGACACCCAGCTGGCCGACGCCCTGCGCATCGCCGAGCGGATCCGCATGCACGTCTCCGGCTCGCCGTTCCGCGTGGCCCACGGCAGCGAGCTCCTGACCGTGACGATCTCGGTCGGCGTCTCGGCCACCAGCGGTCCCGACGACACCCCCGAGGCCTTGCTCAAGCGCGCCGACGAGGCGGTGTACGAAGCCAAGAAGTCGGGCCGCAACGCCGTGGTGGGCAAGGCGGCCTGA
- the rpmG gene encoding 50S ribosomal protein L33, translated as MAKPASIKIRLNSTADTGFFYVTKKNARTKTEKMVLKKYDPVIRKHVEFREGKIK; from the coding sequence ATGGCCAAACCGGCTTCCATCAAGATCCGCCTGAACTCGACGGCGGACACCGGCTTCTTCTACGTGACCAAGAAGAACGCCCGCACCAAGACCGAAAAGATGGTGCTGAAGAAGTACGATCCGGTCATCCGCAAGCACGTCGAATTCCGCGAAGGCAAGATCAAGTAG
- a CDS encoding DNA polymerase IV has translation MKALCRDCLATGEAKVSRCPACGSPRVIFHEELGRLNMAHMDCDAFYASVEKRDDPSLRDKPVIVGGGKRGVVTTACYIARMSGPRSAMPMYKALKLCPDAVVIKPNFAKYKHESRRIMAKLEALTPLVQPLSLDEAWIDLSGTERLHGAPPAVMLARVQREIEAEVGITVSIGLAPNKFLAKIASELDKPRGFSVIGATGIAEFLAPRPVSILPGVGPATVTALASEGLRTVGDIARADLKWLVKVLGSGGLRLHHLAHGRDTRMVDPDQERKTISAETTFNDDLYKREDLEDELWPLCEKVARQARAGGVAGRVATLKLRTPDFKIHTRRRTLAVPTQTARTLFQVARELLAAEPRGLHYRLIGAGLTDFVPAEGAADDFFAGDERRALKSETVIDGLRGKFGAGAVVTGRALKGK, from the coding sequence ATGAAAGCCCTCTGCCGCGACTGCCTGGCCACGGGCGAGGCCAAGGTCTCGCGCTGCCCGGCCTGCGGGTCGCCGCGCGTCATCTTCCACGAGGAACTGGGCCGGCTGAACATGGCCCACATGGACTGCGACGCCTTCTACGCCTCGGTCGAGAAGCGCGACGATCCGTCGCTGCGCGACAAGCCGGTGATCGTCGGCGGCGGCAAGCGCGGCGTGGTGACCACCGCCTGCTACATCGCCCGCATGAGCGGCCCGCGCTCGGCCATGCCGATGTACAAGGCGCTGAAGCTGTGCCCCGACGCGGTGGTCATCAAGCCCAACTTCGCCAAGTACAAGCACGAGAGCCGGCGGATCATGGCCAAGCTGGAGGCCCTGACGCCCCTGGTGCAGCCGCTGTCGCTGGACGAGGCCTGGATCGACCTGTCGGGCACCGAGCGCCTGCACGGCGCCCCGCCGGCGGTGATGCTGGCCCGGGTCCAGCGCGAGATCGAGGCCGAGGTGGGCATCACCGTCTCGATCGGCCTGGCGCCCAACAAGTTCCTGGCCAAGATCGCCTCGGAACTGGACAAGCCGCGCGGCTTCTCGGTGATCGGGGCGACGGGGATCGCCGAGTTCCTGGCCCCCCGGCCCGTGTCGATCCTGCCCGGCGTCGGCCCGGCCACGGTGACGGCCCTGGCGTCGGAGGGCCTGCGCACGGTCGGCGACATCGCCCGCGCCGACCTCAAATGGCTGGTCAAGGTGCTGGGCTCGGGCGGGCTGCGGCTGCACCACCTGGCCCACGGGCGCGACACGCGGATGGTCGATCCCGACCAGGAGCGCAAGACGATCAGCGCCGAGACCACCTTCAACGACGACCTCTACAAGCGCGAGGACCTCGAAGACGAGCTGTGGCCGCTGTGCGAGAAGGTCGCCCGGCAGGCCCGGGCGGGCGGGGTGGCGGGCCGCGTGGCGACGCTGAAGCTGCGCACGCCGGACTTCAAGATCCACACCCGCCGCCGCACCCTGGCGGTGCCGACCCAGACGGCCCGCACCCTGTTCCAAGTGGCCCGGGAGCTGCTGGCGGCGGAGCCTCGCGGCCTGCACTACCGCCTGATCGGCGCCGGCCTGACCGACTTCGTCCCCGCCGAGGGCGCGGCCGACGACTTCTTCGCCGGCGACGAGCGCAGGGCGCTGAAGAGCGAGACGGTGATCGACGGCCTGCGGGGCAAGTTCGGGGCGGGAGCGGTGGTGACCGGGCGGGCGCTGAAGGGGAAGTGA
- the divK gene encoding cell-cycle response regulator DivK, protein MTKKVLIVEDNELNMKLFHDLLEAQGYETLQTREGLQALSIAREHRPDLILMDIQLPEISGLEVTKWLKEDDDLSHIPVVAVTAFAMKGDEERIREGGCEAYISKPISVSHFLETIRRLLER, encoded by the coding sequence ATGACGAAGAAGGTCCTCATCGTCGAGGATAACGAGCTGAACATGAAACTCTTTCATGACCTGCTCGAAGCCCAGGGCTATGAGACCCTGCAGACCCGCGAGGGCCTGCAGGCGTTGTCGATCGCCCGCGAGCACCGTCCGGACCTGATCCTGATGGACATCCAGCTTCCCGAGATCTCCGGCCTGGAGGTCACCAAGTGGCTGAAAGAGGACGACGATCTGTCCCATATCCCCGTCGTCGCCGTGACGGCGTTCGCCATGAAGGGCGACGAGGAGCGGATTCGCGAGGGCGGCTGCGAGGCCTATATCTCCAAGCCCATCTCGGTGTCGCACTTCCTGGAAACCATCCGCCGGCTGCTGGAGAGGTAG